In a genomic window of Gossypium arboreum isolate Shixiya-1 chromosome 7, ASM2569848v2, whole genome shotgun sequence:
- the LOC108471058 gene encoding uncharacterized protein LOC108471058 — protein sequence MGDHLVLLVDRLLTESTLEAAKNQSQQGITPESKVDIIKFSSHRMEGNVGSSPSKLVECRICHDEEEDLNMEIPCSCRGSLKYAHRKCVQRWCDEKGDTICEICRQQYKPGYVAPSPTLFRYGGFPMNFRGNWGISGRDSPAPQFIAMVTPDHDFLESDFDDYLAPNSRSVVCCRVVAIIFTVLVVLRHALPIIISGAEDYSLTLSTLVLLCTIAILLPIYIMVKAFSAAIQRRRRQHQEPRFSLAASDEESDLPQLEQQQQQQQTRLRSVRVH from the exons ATGGGAGATCATTTGGTGTTGCTGGTGGACCGGCTGCTAACTGAATCCACCCTTGAAGCTGCTAAAAACCAATCACAACAAGGCATTACCCCAGAAAGCAAAGTTGATATAATCAAATTTTCGTCTCATAGGATGGAAGGGAATGTTGGTTCATCTCCAAGTAAATTGGTGGAGTGTAGGATTTGTCACGACGAGGAGGAAGATTTGAACATGGAGATACCATGTTCTTGCAGGGGCAGCTTGAAG TATGCTCACCGCAAATGTGTTCAAAGGTGGTGCGACGAAAAGGGTGACACAATCTGTGAGATTTGCCGACAG CAATATAAGCCTGGTTATGTAGCACCATCACCTACTTTATTTCGTTACGGAGGCTTTCCTATGAACTTCAG AGGAAACTGGGGAATTTCCGGGAGAGACTCGCCAGCTCCTCAGTTTATAGCAATGGTTACTCCTGATCATGATTTTCTGGAGTCAGATTTTGATGATTACTTGGCTCCCAATTCTCGAAGTGTGGTTTGTTGCCGTGTGGTTGCTATAATT TTCACAGTTCTAGTGGTTCTGCGGCATGCTCTACCGATCATCATCAGTGGAGCTGAAGACTATTCTTTGACATTGTCTACT TTAGTATTGTTATGCACCATTGCGATTTTGTTGCCTATATATATCATGGTTAAGGCATTCTCTGCTGCTATCCAACGTCGTCGTCGACAGCATCAG GAGCCTCGTTTTTCCCTGGCTGCTTCAGATGAAGAAAGTGATTTACCGCAACTggagcagcagcagcagcagcaacagACACGGTTGCGATCTGTTCGTGTACATTAA